One stretch of Castor canadensis chromosome 14, mCasCan1.hap1v2, whole genome shotgun sequence DNA includes these proteins:
- the Ankrd24 gene encoding ankyrin repeat domain-containing protein 24 isoform X1, which produces MKQLCLCAAASFAGQDWGKSDQRLLQAVENNDSAQVSALITRKGLVPTKLDPEGKSAFHLAAMRGAASCLEVMLTHGTNVMSTDGAGYNALHLAAKYGHPQCLKQLLQASCAVDVEDSSGWTALHHAAAGGCLSCSEMLCSFKAHLNPRDRSGATPLIIAAQMCHTDLCRLLLQQGAAANDQDLQGRTALMLACEGASPETVEVLLQGGAQPGITDALGQDAAHYGALAGDKLILHLLQEAAQRPSPPSEDDSGEASSQNSVSSHEKRGAFKKRKAPQPPASIPVPDDQEAYEEIVRLRQERGRLLQKIRGLEQHKEHRKQEPQEAEASSLHSLERQVQELQQLLAERQEEKESLGREVESLQSRLSLLENERENTSYDVATLQDEEGELPDFPGMEALLSKRLSPSAQELLATLQAQVAELTRQNQELMEKVQILEELEKDEVQMEGSGLPEVVPLVLYDSLRAEFDQLRRQHAEALRVLEQQEAPQAPRKEGAAHGEGEGEGAKTTQNGPCSAELNGSVALETKVNGVETTDEKDGEVDTREARTVAAVSPVPEATGTRATETKNMGAEATESGGNGVEAMESKTTEADVQGMKAAEENAETKATGAEATKTKAAESEAEVNGMDAVQVEVTETQNINMEATVAKATSVEATEVEATTPEVPVGPVLHPGAAEASEKLQAELETRIRGLEEALRRREQEAAAELEAARGKCEAAEAEAGRLREQVRETEGSGGSGGDTVQLRAALEQARQDLHDRDCRLRELEAAVAWLDEARAGRLLAEEEARGLRAELAQREEVRLEQSRELEVLREQLATAKATGEQHRAAAAELGQARAAAEARATELAVACDEARRGLAELREASEALRQSSVPAAEHHRLQDEALELRGRAASLEQEVVATGKEAARLRAELERERMGSVARSEHQRVVAALQADVARLEGQMEELARRHEKTSAEVFQVQREALFMKSERHAAEAQLATAEQQLRGLRTEAERARQVQSRAQEALDKAKEKDKKITELSKEVFSLKEALKEQPAPVSPEVEALRDQVRALQRQVEEAARDHCAVVALYRSHLLYAIQGQMDEDVQRILSQILQMQRLQAQGR; this is translated from the exons ATGAAGCAGCTGTGCCTGTGCGCAGCCGCCTCCTTCGCG GGCCAAGACTGGGGCAAAAGTGACCAGCGGCTCCTGCAGGCCGTGGAGAACAACGACTCAGCCCAGGTGTCTGCACTTATCACCCGCAAAGGGCTGGTGCCCACGAAGTTGGACCCCGAGGGCAAGTCTGC GTTCCACCTGGCAGCCATGAGGGGCGCAGCCAGCTGCCTGGAGGTGATGTTGACACATGGCACCAACGTAATGAGCACAGATGGAGCAG GTTACAATGCCCTCCACCTGGCTGCCAAGTATGGGCACCCACAGTGTCTGAAGCAACTCCTGCAG GCCTCCTGTGCTGTGGATGTGGAGGACAGCAGTGGGTGGACGGCTCTCCATCACGCAG CTGCTGGCGGCTGCCTGTCCTGCTCAGAGATGCTCTGTTCCTTCAAAGCCCATCTGAACCCCCGGGATCGG TCGGGCGCCACGCCCCTCATCATAGCAGCTCAGATGTGTCACACAGATCTGTGCCGCCTCCTCCTACAACAGGGGGCTGCTGCAAATGACCAGGACCTGCAGGGCAG GACAGCCCTGATGCTGGCCTGTGAGGGGGCCAGCCCCGAAACCGTGGAGGTGCTGCTGCAGGGCGGGGCCCAGCCAGGCATCACGGACGCACTGGGCCAGGACGCAGCTCACTACGGAGCCCTAGCGGGGGACAAACTCATCTTGCACCTCCTGCAGGAGGCAGCCCAGCGCCCCTCACCTCCCAGCG AGGACGACTCTGGCGAGGCCTCATCCCAG AACTCTGTGTCCAGCCATGAAAAGCGAGGGGCCTTTAAGAAGCGGAAAGCGCCACAGCCTCCCGCCAGCATCCCTGTGCCG GATGATCAGGAAGCCTATGAAGAGATCGTGCGCCTGCGGCAGGAGAGAGGCCGCCTTCTGCAGAAGATCCGAGGCCTTGAACAGCACAAGGAACACAGGAAACAGGAG cCCCAGGAGGCCGAAGCCAGCTCCCTGCACAGCCTGGAAAGACAG GTGCAAGAGCTGCAGCAGCTGCTGGcggagaggcaggaggagaaggagagccTGGGGCGAGAGGTGGAAAGCTTGCAGAGCCGGCTGTCCCTGCTGGAG AACGAGCGAGAGAACACCAGCTACGATGTGGCCACTCTGCAGGATGAGGAAGGGGAGCTGCCTGACTTCCCAG GGATGGAGGCGCTGCTGTCCAAACGGCTGAGCCCGTCAGCCCAGGAGCTCCTGGCCACACTGCAGGCGCAGGTGGCCGAGCTCACAAGGCAGAACCAGGAGCTGATGGAGAAAGTCCAG atCCTGGAGGAGTTGGAGAAGGACGAGGTGCAGATGGAGGGGAGTGGTCTGCCCGAGGTTGTCCCGCTGGTCCTCTATGACTCTCTGCGGGCCGAGTTTGACCAGCTCCGACGGCAGCACGCCGAGGCCCTGCGTGTGCTGGAGCAGCAGGAGGCGCCACAGGCCCCCAGAAAAGAGGGGGCAGCCCACGGGGAGGGCGAGGGGGAGGGCGCCAAGACCACCCAAAACGGACCGTGCAGTGCAGAGCTGAACGGCAGCGTGGCTCTGGAAACCAAAGTTAACGGAGTTGAGACCACAGATGAGAAGGATGGAGAAGTTGACACCAGAGAAGCCAGGACTGTAGCAGCAGTGTCCCCAGTGCCTGAGGCCACAGGAACCAGggccacagaaacaaaaaacatgggtgCAGAGGCCACAGAATCAGGGGGTAATGGAGTTGAGGCTATGGAATCAAAGACCACAGAGGCTGACGTCCAAGGTATGAAGGCAGCAGAAGAGAATGCTGAAACTAAGGCCACAGGAGCTGAggccacaaaaacaaaagcagcagaatctgAAGCAGAGGTCAATGGAATGGATGCAGTGCAAGTAGAAGTTACAGAGACACAAAACATAAACATGGAGGCCACAGTAGCTAAGGCCACATCTGTGGAGGCCACGGAAGTGGAGGCCACCACCCCAGAGGTCCCTGTCGGGCCCGTCCTCCACCCTGGTGCTGCTGAAGCCTCGGAAAAGCTACAGGCTGAGCTGGAGACCAGAATCCGAGGCTTGGAGGAGGCGCTTCGGCGGCGGGAGCAAGAGGCGGCCGCGGAGTTGGAGGCAGCCCGTGGCAAGTGCGAGGCCGCAGAGGCTGAGGCTGGCAGGCTGCGGGAGCAGGTGCGAGAGACCGAGGGCAGTGGGGGTAGTGGTGGTGACACTGTCCAGCTGCGGGCGGCCCTGGAGCAAGCCCGGCAGGACCTTCACGATCGTGACTGCCGCCTGCGGGAGCTGGAGGCGGCTGTGGCCTGGCTGGACGAGGCCCGGGCTGGCCGGCTGCTGGCTGAGGAGGAGGCCCGGGGCCTGCGGGCAGAGCTGGCCCAGCGGGAGGAGGTGCGGCTGGAGCAGAGCCGGGAGCTGGAGGTGCTGCGGGAGCAGCTGGCCACGGCCAAGGCCACAGGGGAGCAGCACCGGGCTGCGGCCGCCGAGCTGGGCCAAGCGCGGGCCGCCGCCGAGGCCAGGGCCACTGAGCTGGCCGTGGCATGCGACGAGGCCCGGCGGGGCCTGGCGGAGCTGCGGGAGGCCTCCGAGGCCCTGCGCCAGTCCTCAGTGCCCGCGGCCGAGCATCACCGGCTGCAAGACGAGGCTCTGGAGCTGCGGGGCCGGGCGGCCAGCCTGGAGCAGGAGGTGGTGGCCACGGGCAAGGAGGCCGCCCGGCTGCGCGCAGAGCTGGAACGCGAGCGCATGGGCAGCGTGGCGCGCTCCGAGCACCAGCGAGTTGTGGCAGCGCTGCAGGCCGATGTGGCCCGGCTGGAGGGACAGATGGAGGAGCTGGCCAGACGGCACGAGAAGACCAGTGCTGAGGTCTTCCAG GTGCAGCGTGAGGCATTATTCATGAAGAGCGAGCGGCACGCAGCTGAGGCCCAGCTGGCCACGGCGGAGCAGCAGCTACGGGGGCTACGCACCGAGGCCGAAAGGGCTCGCCAGGTCCAGAGCCGTGCCCAGGAGGCCCTGGACAAGGCCAAGGAGAAGGATAAGAAG
- the Ankrd24 gene encoding ankyrin repeat domain-containing protein 24 isoform X2, with protein sequence MKQLCLCAAASFAGQDWGKSDQRLLQAVENNDSAQVSALITRKGLVPTKLDPEGKSAFHLAAMRGAASCLEVMLTHGTNVMSTDGAGYNALHLAAKYGHPQCLKQLLQASCAVDVEDSSGWTALHHAAAGGCLSCSEMLCSFKAHLNPRDRSGATPLIIAAQMCHTDLCRLLLQQGAAANDQDLQGRTALMLACEGASPETVEVLLQGGAQPGITDALGQDAAHYGALAGDKLILHLLQEAAQRPSPPSEDDSGEASSQNSVSSHEKRGAFKKRKAPQPPASIPVPDDQEAYEEIVRLRQERGRLLQKIRGLEQHKEHRKQEPQEAEASSLHSLERQVQELQQLLAERQEEKESLGREVESLQSRLSLLENERENTSYDVATLQDEEGELPDFPGMEALLSKRLSPSAQELLATLQAQVAELTRQNQELMEKVQILEELEKDEVQMEGSGLPEGAKTTQNGPCSAELNGSVALETKVNGVETTDEKDGEVDTREARTVAAVSPVPEATGTRATETKNMGAEATESGGNGVEAMESKTTEADVQGMKAAEENAETKATGAEATKTKAAESEAEVNGMDAVQVEVTETQNINMEATVAKATSVEATEVEATTPEVPVGPVLHPGAAEASEKLQAELETRIRGLEEALRRREQEAAAELEAARGKCEAAEAEAGRLREQVRETEGSGGSGGDTVQLRAALEQARQDLHDRDCRLRELEAAVAWLDEARAGRLLAEEEARGLRAELAQREEVRLEQSRELEVLREQLATAKATGEQHRAAAAELGQARAAAEARATELAVACDEARRGLAELREASEALRQSSVPAAEHHRLQDEALELRGRAASLEQEVVATGKEAARLRAELERERMGSVARSEHQRVVAALQADVARLEGQMEELARRHEKTSAEVFQVQREALFMKSERHAAEAQLATAEQQLRGLRTEAERARQVQSRAQEALDKAKEKDKKITELSKEVFSLKEALKEQPAPVSPEVEALRDQVRALQRQVEEAARDHCAVVALYRSHLLYAIQGQMDEDVQRILSQILQMQRLQAQGR encoded by the exons ATGAAGCAGCTGTGCCTGTGCGCAGCCGCCTCCTTCGCG GGCCAAGACTGGGGCAAAAGTGACCAGCGGCTCCTGCAGGCCGTGGAGAACAACGACTCAGCCCAGGTGTCTGCACTTATCACCCGCAAAGGGCTGGTGCCCACGAAGTTGGACCCCGAGGGCAAGTCTGC GTTCCACCTGGCAGCCATGAGGGGCGCAGCCAGCTGCCTGGAGGTGATGTTGACACATGGCACCAACGTAATGAGCACAGATGGAGCAG GTTACAATGCCCTCCACCTGGCTGCCAAGTATGGGCACCCACAGTGTCTGAAGCAACTCCTGCAG GCCTCCTGTGCTGTGGATGTGGAGGACAGCAGTGGGTGGACGGCTCTCCATCACGCAG CTGCTGGCGGCTGCCTGTCCTGCTCAGAGATGCTCTGTTCCTTCAAAGCCCATCTGAACCCCCGGGATCGG TCGGGCGCCACGCCCCTCATCATAGCAGCTCAGATGTGTCACACAGATCTGTGCCGCCTCCTCCTACAACAGGGGGCTGCTGCAAATGACCAGGACCTGCAGGGCAG GACAGCCCTGATGCTGGCCTGTGAGGGGGCCAGCCCCGAAACCGTGGAGGTGCTGCTGCAGGGCGGGGCCCAGCCAGGCATCACGGACGCACTGGGCCAGGACGCAGCTCACTACGGAGCCCTAGCGGGGGACAAACTCATCTTGCACCTCCTGCAGGAGGCAGCCCAGCGCCCCTCACCTCCCAGCG AGGACGACTCTGGCGAGGCCTCATCCCAG AACTCTGTGTCCAGCCATGAAAAGCGAGGGGCCTTTAAGAAGCGGAAAGCGCCACAGCCTCCCGCCAGCATCCCTGTGCCG GATGATCAGGAAGCCTATGAAGAGATCGTGCGCCTGCGGCAGGAGAGAGGCCGCCTTCTGCAGAAGATCCGAGGCCTTGAACAGCACAAGGAACACAGGAAACAGGAG cCCCAGGAGGCCGAAGCCAGCTCCCTGCACAGCCTGGAAAGACAG GTGCAAGAGCTGCAGCAGCTGCTGGcggagaggcaggaggagaaggagagccTGGGGCGAGAGGTGGAAAGCTTGCAGAGCCGGCTGTCCCTGCTGGAG AACGAGCGAGAGAACACCAGCTACGATGTGGCCACTCTGCAGGATGAGGAAGGGGAGCTGCCTGACTTCCCAG GGATGGAGGCGCTGCTGTCCAAACGGCTGAGCCCGTCAGCCCAGGAGCTCCTGGCCACACTGCAGGCGCAGGTGGCCGAGCTCACAAGGCAGAACCAGGAGCTGATGGAGAAAGTCCAG atCCTGGAGGAGTTGGAGAAGGACGAGGTGCAGATGGAGGGGAGTGGTCTGCCCGAG GGCGCCAAGACCACCCAAAACGGACCGTGCAGTGCAGAGCTGAACGGCAGCGTGGCTCTGGAAACCAAAGTTAACGGAGTTGAGACCACAGATGAGAAGGATGGAGAAGTTGACACCAGAGAAGCCAGGACTGTAGCAGCAGTGTCCCCAGTGCCTGAGGCCACAGGAACCAGggccacagaaacaaaaaacatgggtgCAGAGGCCACAGAATCAGGGGGTAATGGAGTTGAGGCTATGGAATCAAAGACCACAGAGGCTGACGTCCAAGGTATGAAGGCAGCAGAAGAGAATGCTGAAACTAAGGCCACAGGAGCTGAggccacaaaaacaaaagcagcagaatctgAAGCAGAGGTCAATGGAATGGATGCAGTGCAAGTAGAAGTTACAGAGACACAAAACATAAACATGGAGGCCACAGTAGCTAAGGCCACATCTGTGGAGGCCACGGAAGTGGAGGCCACCACCCCAGAGGTCCCTGTCGGGCCCGTCCTCCACCCTGGTGCTGCTGAAGCCTCGGAAAAGCTACAGGCTGAGCTGGAGACCAGAATCCGAGGCTTGGAGGAGGCGCTTCGGCGGCGGGAGCAAGAGGCGGCCGCGGAGTTGGAGGCAGCCCGTGGCAAGTGCGAGGCCGCAGAGGCTGAGGCTGGCAGGCTGCGGGAGCAGGTGCGAGAGACCGAGGGCAGTGGGGGTAGTGGTGGTGACACTGTCCAGCTGCGGGCGGCCCTGGAGCAAGCCCGGCAGGACCTTCACGATCGTGACTGCCGCCTGCGGGAGCTGGAGGCGGCTGTGGCCTGGCTGGACGAGGCCCGGGCTGGCCGGCTGCTGGCTGAGGAGGAGGCCCGGGGCCTGCGGGCAGAGCTGGCCCAGCGGGAGGAGGTGCGGCTGGAGCAGAGCCGGGAGCTGGAGGTGCTGCGGGAGCAGCTGGCCACGGCCAAGGCCACAGGGGAGCAGCACCGGGCTGCGGCCGCCGAGCTGGGCCAAGCGCGGGCCGCCGCCGAGGCCAGGGCCACTGAGCTGGCCGTGGCATGCGACGAGGCCCGGCGGGGCCTGGCGGAGCTGCGGGAGGCCTCCGAGGCCCTGCGCCAGTCCTCAGTGCCCGCGGCCGAGCATCACCGGCTGCAAGACGAGGCTCTGGAGCTGCGGGGCCGGGCGGCCAGCCTGGAGCAGGAGGTGGTGGCCACGGGCAAGGAGGCCGCCCGGCTGCGCGCAGAGCTGGAACGCGAGCGCATGGGCAGCGTGGCGCGCTCCGAGCACCAGCGAGTTGTGGCAGCGCTGCAGGCCGATGTGGCCCGGCTGGAGGGACAGATGGAGGAGCTGGCCAGACGGCACGAGAAGACCAGTGCTGAGGTCTTCCAG GTGCAGCGTGAGGCATTATTCATGAAGAGCGAGCGGCACGCAGCTGAGGCCCAGCTGGCCACGGCGGAGCAGCAGCTACGGGGGCTACGCACCGAGGCCGAAAGGGCTCGCCAGGTCCAGAGCCGTGCCCAGGAGGCCCTGGACAAGGCCAAGGAGAAGGATAAGAAG
- the Ankrd24 gene encoding ankyrin repeat domain-containing protein 24 isoform X6 → MKQLCLCAAASFALRLSPTDLGSCPPCGPCPIPKPAARGRRQGQDWGKSDQRLLQAVENNDSAQVSALITRKGLVPTKLDPEGKSAFHLAAMRGAASCLEVMLTHGTNVMSTDGAGYNALHLAAKYGHPQCLKQLLQASCAVDVEDSSGWTALHHAAAGGCLSCSEMLCSFKAHLNPRDRSGATPLIIAAQMCHTDLCRLLLQQGAAANDQDLQGRTALMLACEGASPETVEVLLQGGAQPGITDALGQDAAHYGALAGDKLILHLLQEAAQRPSPPSEDDSGEASSQNSVSSHEKRGAFKKRKAPQPPASIPVPDDQEAYEEIVRLRQERGRLLQKIRGLEQHKEHRKQEPQEAEASSLHSLERQVQELQQLLAERQEEKESLGREVESLQSRLSLLENERENTSYDVATLQDEEGELPDFPGMEALLSKRLSPSAQELLATLQAQVAELTRQNQELMEKVQILEELEKDEVQMEGSGLPEVVPLVLYDSLRAEFDQLRRQHAEALRVLEQQEAPQAPRKEGAAHGEGEGEGAKTTQNGPCSAELNGSVALETKVNGVETTDEKDGEVDTREARTVAAVSPVPEATGTRATETKNMGAEATESGGNGVEAMESKTTEADVQGMKAAEENAETKATGAEATKTKAAESEAEVNGMDAVQVEVTETQNINMEATVAKATSVEATEVEATTPEVPVGPVLHPGAAEASEKLQAELETRIRGLEEALRRREQEAAAELEAARGKCEAAEAEAGRLREQVRETEGSGGSGGDTVQLRAALEQARQDLHDRDCRLRELEAAVAWLDEARAGRLLAEEEARGLRAELAQREEVRLEQSRELEVLREQLATAKATGEQHRAAAAELGQARAAAEARATELAVACDEARRGLAELREASEALRQSSVPAAEHHRLQDEALELRGRAASLEQEVVATGKEAARLRAELERERMGSVARSEHQRVVAALQADVARLEGQMEELARRHEKTSAEVFQVQREALFMKSERHAAEAQLATAEQQLRGLRTEAERARQVQSRAQEALDKAKEKDKKITELSKEVFSLKEALKEQPAPVSPEVEALRDQVRALQRQVEEAARDHCAVVALYRSHLLYAIQGQMDEDVQRILSQILQMQRLQAQGR, encoded by the exons ATGAAGCAGCTGTGCCTGTGCGCAGCCGCCTCCTTCGCG CTTCGGCTCAGCCCCACCGACCTCGGCTCCTGCCCGCCCTGTGGCCCCTGCCCCATCCCGAAGCCGGCAGCCAGAGGCAGGCGCCAG GGCCAAGACTGGGGCAAAAGTGACCAGCGGCTCCTGCAGGCCGTGGAGAACAACGACTCAGCCCAGGTGTCTGCACTTATCACCCGCAAAGGGCTGGTGCCCACGAAGTTGGACCCCGAGGGCAAGTCTGC GTTCCACCTGGCAGCCATGAGGGGCGCAGCCAGCTGCCTGGAGGTGATGTTGACACATGGCACCAACGTAATGAGCACAGATGGAGCAG GTTACAATGCCCTCCACCTGGCTGCCAAGTATGGGCACCCACAGTGTCTGAAGCAACTCCTGCAG GCCTCCTGTGCTGTGGATGTGGAGGACAGCAGTGGGTGGACGGCTCTCCATCACGCAG CTGCTGGCGGCTGCCTGTCCTGCTCAGAGATGCTCTGTTCCTTCAAAGCCCATCTGAACCCCCGGGATCGG TCGGGCGCCACGCCCCTCATCATAGCAGCTCAGATGTGTCACACAGATCTGTGCCGCCTCCTCCTACAACAGGGGGCTGCTGCAAATGACCAGGACCTGCAGGGCAG GACAGCCCTGATGCTGGCCTGTGAGGGGGCCAGCCCCGAAACCGTGGAGGTGCTGCTGCAGGGCGGGGCCCAGCCAGGCATCACGGACGCACTGGGCCAGGACGCAGCTCACTACGGAGCCCTAGCGGGGGACAAACTCATCTTGCACCTCCTGCAGGAGGCAGCCCAGCGCCCCTCACCTCCCAGCG AGGACGACTCTGGCGAGGCCTCATCCCAG AACTCTGTGTCCAGCCATGAAAAGCGAGGGGCCTTTAAGAAGCGGAAAGCGCCACAGCCTCCCGCCAGCATCCCTGTGCCG GATGATCAGGAAGCCTATGAAGAGATCGTGCGCCTGCGGCAGGAGAGAGGCCGCCTTCTGCAGAAGATCCGAGGCCTTGAACAGCACAAGGAACACAGGAAACAGGAG cCCCAGGAGGCCGAAGCCAGCTCCCTGCACAGCCTGGAAAGACAG GTGCAAGAGCTGCAGCAGCTGCTGGcggagaggcaggaggagaaggagagccTGGGGCGAGAGGTGGAAAGCTTGCAGAGCCGGCTGTCCCTGCTGGAG AACGAGCGAGAGAACACCAGCTACGATGTGGCCACTCTGCAGGATGAGGAAGGGGAGCTGCCTGACTTCCCAG GGATGGAGGCGCTGCTGTCCAAACGGCTGAGCCCGTCAGCCCAGGAGCTCCTGGCCACACTGCAGGCGCAGGTGGCCGAGCTCACAAGGCAGAACCAGGAGCTGATGGAGAAAGTCCAG atCCTGGAGGAGTTGGAGAAGGACGAGGTGCAGATGGAGGGGAGTGGTCTGCCCGAGGTTGTCCCGCTGGTCCTCTATGACTCTCTGCGGGCCGAGTTTGACCAGCTCCGACGGCAGCACGCCGAGGCCCTGCGTGTGCTGGAGCAGCAGGAGGCGCCACAGGCCCCCAGAAAAGAGGGGGCAGCCCACGGGGAGGGCGAGGGGGAGGGCGCCAAGACCACCCAAAACGGACCGTGCAGTGCAGAGCTGAACGGCAGCGTGGCTCTGGAAACCAAAGTTAACGGAGTTGAGACCACAGATGAGAAGGATGGAGAAGTTGACACCAGAGAAGCCAGGACTGTAGCAGCAGTGTCCCCAGTGCCTGAGGCCACAGGAACCAGggccacagaaacaaaaaacatgggtgCAGAGGCCACAGAATCAGGGGGTAATGGAGTTGAGGCTATGGAATCAAAGACCACAGAGGCTGACGTCCAAGGTATGAAGGCAGCAGAAGAGAATGCTGAAACTAAGGCCACAGGAGCTGAggccacaaaaacaaaagcagcagaatctgAAGCAGAGGTCAATGGAATGGATGCAGTGCAAGTAGAAGTTACAGAGACACAAAACATAAACATGGAGGCCACAGTAGCTAAGGCCACATCTGTGGAGGCCACGGAAGTGGAGGCCACCACCCCAGAGGTCCCTGTCGGGCCCGTCCTCCACCCTGGTGCTGCTGAAGCCTCGGAAAAGCTACAGGCTGAGCTGGAGACCAGAATCCGAGGCTTGGAGGAGGCGCTTCGGCGGCGGGAGCAAGAGGCGGCCGCGGAGTTGGAGGCAGCCCGTGGCAAGTGCGAGGCCGCAGAGGCTGAGGCTGGCAGGCTGCGGGAGCAGGTGCGAGAGACCGAGGGCAGTGGGGGTAGTGGTGGTGACACTGTCCAGCTGCGGGCGGCCCTGGAGCAAGCCCGGCAGGACCTTCACGATCGTGACTGCCGCCTGCGGGAGCTGGAGGCGGCTGTGGCCTGGCTGGACGAGGCCCGGGCTGGCCGGCTGCTGGCTGAGGAGGAGGCCCGGGGCCTGCGGGCAGAGCTGGCCCAGCGGGAGGAGGTGCGGCTGGAGCAGAGCCGGGAGCTGGAGGTGCTGCGGGAGCAGCTGGCCACGGCCAAGGCCACAGGGGAGCAGCACCGGGCTGCGGCCGCCGAGCTGGGCCAAGCGCGGGCCGCCGCCGAGGCCAGGGCCACTGAGCTGGCCGTGGCATGCGACGAGGCCCGGCGGGGCCTGGCGGAGCTGCGGGAGGCCTCCGAGGCCCTGCGCCAGTCCTCAGTGCCCGCGGCCGAGCATCACCGGCTGCAAGACGAGGCTCTGGAGCTGCGGGGCCGGGCGGCCAGCCTGGAGCAGGAGGTGGTGGCCACGGGCAAGGAGGCCGCCCGGCTGCGCGCAGAGCTGGAACGCGAGCGCATGGGCAGCGTGGCGCGCTCCGAGCACCAGCGAGTTGTGGCAGCGCTGCAGGCCGATGTGGCCCGGCTGGAGGGACAGATGGAGGAGCTGGCCAGACGGCACGAGAAGACCAGTGCTGAGGTCTTCCAG GTGCAGCGTGAGGCATTATTCATGAAGAGCGAGCGGCACGCAGCTGAGGCCCAGCTGGCCACGGCGGAGCAGCAGCTACGGGGGCTACGCACCGAGGCCGAAAGGGCTCGCCAGGTCCAGAGCCGTGCCCAGGAGGCCCTGGACAAGGCCAAGGAGAAGGATAAGAAG